Proteins encoded together in one Diceros bicornis minor isolate mBicDic1 chromosome 18, mDicBic1.mat.cur, whole genome shotgun sequence window:
- the FAM117A gene encoding protein FAM117A isoform X2 translates to MPLASPQPSGQSSREEHRGAVEELAAIRNDKASSPGHPAVPEDGSPSPVLVFAASPRPNHSYVFKREPPEGCERVRVFEEATSPGPDLAFLTSCPDKNKVHFNPTGSAFCPVSLMKPLFPSMGFIFRNCPSSPGSPLPPASPRPPPRKDPEASKASSLPFEPWQRTPPSEEPVLFQSSLVV, encoded by the exons ATGCCCCTGGCATCCCCCCAGCCTTCCGGCCAGAGCAGCCGTGAGGAACACCGGGGTGCAGTCGAGGAGCTGGCAGCCATCCGCAACGACAAAG CCTCctctccaggccacccagccgtCCCTGAAGATGGCAGCCCATCTCCAGTCCTGGTCTTTGCCGCCTCCCCTCGGCCCAATCACAGCTACGTCTTCAAACGGGAGCCCCCAGAAGGCTGTGAGAGAGTGCGTGTGTTTGAAGAGGCCAC GTCCCCAGGTCCCGACTTGGCCTTCCTGACTTCCTGTCCTGACAAGAACAAAGTCCATTTCAACCCGACCGGCTCGGCCTTCTGCCCTGTCAGCTTGATGAAGCCCCTCTTCCCCAGCATGGGCTTCATCTTCCGTAACTGCCCCTCAAGCCCGGGGTCCCCCCTGCCCCCCGCCAGCCCCAGGCCACCACCTCGGAAGGATCCTGAGGCTTCCAAGGCCTCCTCGCTGCCGTTCGAGCCATGGCAGCGCACCCCGCCATCGGAAGAGCCCGTGCTTTTCCAGAGTTCCCTGGTGGTCTGa